One window of the Anaerobranca gottschalkii DSM 13577 genome contains the following:
- the yqeC gene encoding selenium cofactor biosynthesis protein YqeC — MIKAALEIGEKSLITMVGGGGKTTGLFLLAKELKNSLITSTTKFFAPPLEENIIPVKWPQFTGEPGKIPLVYSQRDGEKFLGIDVDGVEKLKECSLFDHILCEGDGARMKPLKVWKEGEPVIPPSTTHLVINIGSKVFGNRWGERWVHRHHLLPFQNEIIDFSTLIKMAEKGVFNFPGVEGKIFMAINQWDVMVDQVNLEEIQEFGEKIKKTVPNLYKVLFLSYEKNQVYYNV; from the coding sequence ATGATAAAAGCAGCTTTAGAAATAGGTGAAAAAAGTTTAATAACTATGGTAGGTGGTGGGGGTAAAACTACAGGATTATTTCTGTTGGCTAAAGAATTGAAAAACTCTCTCATAACCTCTACTACCAAGTTTTTTGCCCCACCTTTAGAAGAAAATATCATTCCAGTTAAATGGCCCCAATTTACCGGTGAACCTGGGAAAATACCTTTGGTTTATTCTCAGCGGGATGGAGAAAAATTTCTAGGGATCGATGTTGATGGAGTAGAAAAACTAAAAGAATGTTCCCTATTCGATCATATTTTGTGTGAAGGGGATGGGGCTAGGATGAAACCATTAAAGGTATGGAAAGAGGGGGAACCAGTAATTCCCCCTAGTACTACCCATCTGGTAATTAACATCGGTAGTAAAGTATTTGGAAATAGGTGGGGGGAAAGGTGGGTACACCGCCACCATTTACTCCCATTTCAAAATGAAATCATCGATTTTTCTACTTTAATAAAAATGGCTGAAAAAGGTGTTTTCAATTTTCCAGGGGTAGAAGGGAAAATATTTATGGCTATAAATCAGTGGGATGTTATGGTAGATCAAGTGAACTTAGAGGAAATACAAGAATTTGGAGAAAAAATAAAAAAAACAGTACCTAATCTTTACAAAGTACTGTTTTTATCCTACGAAAAAAATCAAGTTTATTATAATGTATAG
- a CDS encoding helix-turn-helix domain-containing protein — protein sequence MKLLIIGNSNIQGLTKEILQYLSTKHELVFNDLDSYQSSRDIILVTDNLKGDSIKKLSKDNHIILRENISKDYQNSTNIIILLPRLNVNLYTNNPKILQIVIEILSYYVNKLQITNKNIELLSKKENEVLNLLLQGLNDQEISNKLFISDKTVRNHISNMLGKLGLKNRTQLVLWALQYLGKIKEDIK from the coding sequence ATGAAACTATTAATTATTGGAAATTCAAATATTCAAGGTTTAACAAAGGAAATTTTACAATATCTTAGTACAAAACATGAACTAGTTTTTAATGATCTAGATAGCTATCAATCAAGTCGGGACATAATTTTAGTGACTGATAATCTAAAGGGTGATTCAATAAAAAAATTATCTAAAGACAACCATATAATTCTAAGGGAAAATATCTCTAAAGATTATCAAAATTCCACTAATATTATAATTTTACTCCCAAGACTCAATGTGAATTTATATACCAATAATCCTAAAATATTACAGATTGTCATTGAAATTTTAAGTTATTATGTTAATAAATTACAGATTACCAACAAAAACATTGAGCTATTGAGTAAAAAAGAGAATGAAGTTTTGAACCTATTATTACAAGGTTTAAATGATCAAGAAATCAGTAATAAACTGTTTATTAGTGACAAAACAGTTAGAAATCACATCAGTAATATGTTAGGTAAATTAGGATTAAAAAACAGAACCCAATTAGTACTCTGGGCCTTACAATATTTAGGGAAAATCAAGGAAGATATCAAATGA
- a CDS encoding YheC/YheD family protein: MISQNIHETNKLLKQQILSHNPKIREHLLETIPYSKNGLIELLDKYHYLYIKPVNGSLGKGVMSIIYINKMYVLKEKDKTYTFPSLNGLEKYLNQFLVKDSYLIQQGLHMLKYNNRIADIRVLFQKPYNNWLLEGIGVRIGKRGYIVSNYTIGGNATTLEDYLSTNGFNKESIEQKKEEIIILCQEGIHSLTKYFPNFKRLGFDIGLDYEAKPWIIEVNTSPNFNLFKAIDMKIYEKIKENKKIISTNKSS, translated from the coding sequence ATGATTTCTCAGAACATCCATGAAACTAATAAACTACTAAAACAGCAAATTTTATCCCATAATCCAAAAATTAGAGAACATCTTTTAGAAACAATCCCCTATTCAAAAAATGGACTAATAGAATTGTTGGATAAATATCATTACCTATACATCAAACCTGTTAATGGCAGTCTAGGTAAAGGGGTTATGTCAATTATTTATATTAACAAAATGTACGTTTTGAAAGAAAAAGATAAAACCTATACATTTCCATCATTAAATGGTTTGGAAAAATATTTAAACCAATTTCTAGTAAAAGATAGCTATTTAATACAGCAAGGACTACACATGCTGAAATATAATAATAGGATAGCAGATATCCGGGTACTTTTCCAAAAACCCTATAATAACTGGCTATTAGAAGGTATAGGGGTTAGAATCGGTAAAAGAGGATATATAGTTTCTAACTATACTATTGGAGGAAATGCTACAACTTTAGAAGATTATCTATCAACAAATGGATTTAACAAGGAAAGTATTGAACAAAAGAAAGAAGAGATTATCATACTCTGTCAAGAAGGAATTCATTCACTAACCAAATATTTTCCTAATTTCAAAAGACTAGGTTTTGATATAGGTTTAGATTATGAAGCTAAACCTTGGATTATCGAGGTTAATACTTCTCCTAACTTTAACCTTTTTAAAGCCATAGATATGAAGATTTACGAAAAAATTAAAGAAAATAAAAAGATCATTAGCACCAATAAAAGTTCTTAG